The Kitasatospora sp. NBC_00374 genome has a segment encoding these proteins:
- a CDS encoding D-cysteine desulfhydrase family protein, with the protein MTGTRAGLLRGTEDAAVNRDSTTPRRAVFGSWPTPLEPAPRLARALGLGADDLWVKRDDLTGLGGGGNKVRKLEWLCGAALADGATALVTTGGPQSNHARLTAAAGARLGLDVVLVLAGAPGSSTSGNLALDGLLGATVVWAGAAGPSELGSAAEQAAEELRKSGAVPAVIPFGGSSVLGAHGYAECGAELLDQAPDLATVVTALGSGGTMAGLIDPLGAERVLGVHCGAVPDPAGTVSELASGLTGSHCPPESLRVRLDQVGAGYGALTEPVMAAMTLAARTEGLILDPTYTGRAMAGLIAAVEEGDIRAGQRTVFLHTGGLPGLFGHPAAVARAQAATGTDGP; encoded by the coding sequence ATGACCGGCACACGCGCGGGCCTGCTGCGCGGGACGGAGGACGCGGCGGTGAACCGGGACAGCACCACCCCACGGCGAGCGGTGTTCGGCAGTTGGCCGACGCCGCTGGAGCCCGCCCCGAGGCTGGCCCGCGCGCTCGGCCTCGGGGCGGACGACCTGTGGGTCAAGCGGGACGACCTGACCGGCCTCGGCGGCGGCGGGAACAAGGTCCGCAAGCTGGAGTGGCTCTGCGGCGCGGCCCTGGCCGACGGCGCCACCGCGCTGGTGACCACCGGCGGACCGCAGAGCAACCACGCCCGGCTGACCGCCGCCGCCGGGGCCCGGCTCGGGCTCGACGTGGTCCTGGTACTGGCCGGCGCCCCCGGGTCCTCGACCTCGGGGAACCTCGCGCTCGACGGGCTCCTCGGCGCCACCGTGGTCTGGGCCGGCGCGGCCGGCCCGTCCGAGCTCGGCTCCGCCGCCGAGCAGGCCGCCGAGGAGCTGCGGAAGAGCGGCGCCGTCCCCGCGGTGATCCCGTTCGGCGGCTCCAGCGTGCTGGGCGCGCACGGCTACGCCGAGTGCGGCGCCGAACTCCTCGACCAGGCCCCGGACCTGGCGACCGTGGTGACCGCACTCGGCTCCGGCGGCACCATGGCCGGCCTGATCGACCCGCTCGGCGCGGAGCGGGTGCTCGGCGTCCACTGCGGCGCCGTCCCCGACCCGGCCGGCACGGTCTCCGAGCTGGCCTCCGGCCTGACCGGCAGCCACTGCCCGCCGGAGAGCCTGCGGGTGAGGCTCGACCAGGTCGGCGCCGGGTACGGGGCGCTGACCGAACCCGTGATGGCCGCCATGACGCTGGCCGCCCGCACCGAAGGCCTGATCCTCGACCCGACCTACACCGGGCGCGCCATGGCCGGGCTGATCGCCGCCGTCGAGGAGGGCGACATCCGCGCCGGTCAGCGCACCGTCTTCCTGCACACCGGCGGCCTGCCCGGGCTCTTCGGCCACCCCGCGGCAGTCGCCCGCGCGCAGGCCGCGACCGGCACCGACGGGCCGTAA
- a CDS encoding amidase: MTGWTGRTATETAEAVRAGKVTPREVVAEHLARIERLDPHLGAFRKVLAERALHDADALADRPDLAALPLAGVPVAVKDNLPVEGEATRNGSAATPATPAAADHETVRRLRAAGAIVVGLTAVPELCVFGTTDSVYGTTRNPWNLSRSAGGSSGGSAAAVAAGLVPIALGNDGMGSIRIPSANCGVLGLKPGRGVVPAGLGVDDWSGMAENGPIATCAADAALLLDVLAGPAERSAAQPRPLRVALSTGQTAPGLPVDVACAEAVHDTGRHLAAAGHRVAADEVRYPAWLGAASVARWLAGTADDARPLDPALLNPRTRRHAALGRAVHRTGLIRAGQRARWQALLEQFFTRHDVLVTPALAHPAPPAARWHTRGWAANVLSNIRYAPFSHPWNLAGWPALVLPVHDPAAVRGLPLSVQLVAPPGGERLLLALAAELEHRRPWPRTAPDPAV, from the coding sequence ATGACGGGCTGGACCGGGCGGACGGCCACCGAGACGGCCGAGGCCGTCAGGGCGGGCAAGGTGACACCCCGTGAGGTGGTCGCCGAACACCTGGCCCGGATCGAGCGCCTCGACCCGCACCTCGGCGCCTTCCGCAAGGTCCTGGCCGAACGTGCCCTGCACGACGCCGACGCCCTCGCCGACCGCCCCGACCTCGCCGCGCTCCCGCTCGCCGGTGTGCCGGTCGCCGTCAAGGACAACCTGCCGGTCGAGGGCGAGGCGACCCGCAACGGCTCGGCCGCCACCCCCGCCACCCCGGCGGCCGCCGACCACGAGACGGTCCGCCGTCTGCGCGCGGCCGGGGCGATCGTGGTCGGCCTCACCGCCGTCCCCGAACTCTGCGTCTTCGGCACCACGGACAGCGTCTACGGCACCACCCGCAACCCCTGGAACCTCTCCCGCAGCGCGGGCGGCTCCTCCGGCGGCAGCGCCGCGGCCGTCGCGGCGGGCCTGGTGCCGATCGCCCTCGGCAACGACGGCATGGGCTCCATCCGCATCCCGTCCGCCAACTGCGGCGTGCTCGGCCTCAAGCCCGGCCGGGGCGTGGTGCCCGCCGGGCTCGGGGTCGACGACTGGTCGGGGATGGCCGAGAACGGCCCGATAGCCACCTGCGCGGCCGACGCGGCGCTGCTCCTGGACGTGCTCGCGGGCCCGGCCGAGCGGTCGGCGGCGCAGCCGCGGCCGCTGCGCGTCGCACTGTCCACCGGGCAAACCGCACCGGGCCTGCCGGTCGACGTCGCCTGCGCCGAGGCCGTGCACGACACCGGTCGGCACCTGGCGGCCGCCGGGCACCGGGTCGCGGCCGACGAGGTCCGCTACCCGGCCTGGCTGGGCGCCGCGTCGGTCGCCCGGTGGCTGGCGGGCACCGCCGACGACGCCCGCCCGCTCGACCCCGCGCTGCTGAACCCGCGGACCCGCCGGCACGCCGCACTGGGCCGGGCCGTCCACCGCACGGGCCTGATCCGGGCCGGTCAGCGCGCCCGCTGGCAGGCGCTGCTGGAGCAGTTCTTCACCCGGCACGACGTGCTGGTCACCCCGGCCCTCGCCCACCCGGCGCCGCCCGCGGCCCGCTGGCACACCCGGGGCTGGGCGGCCAACGTGCTGTCCAACATCCGCTACGCCCCGTTCAGCCATCCCTGGAACCTGGCCGGCTGGCCCGCGCTCGTCCTGCCGGTGCACGACCCGGCCGCGGTACGCGGTCTGCCGCTGTCCGTCCAGTTGGTGGCACCGCCCGGTGGCGAGCGCCTGCTGCTCGCGCTGGCGGCCGAGCTCGAACACCGCCGGCCCTGGCCGCGGACGGCGCCGGACCCGGCGGTGTGA
- a CDS encoding DUF3533 domain-containing protein, with product MSSNHPVRRATARQVLRNPRIWMLPTVLVGLLALLLSLVYMGGILNPRGDLHRLPIGLVNADQGAVVAGEPTNLGARTTAAIAAAPDLGEQISWRQLDEAGAQEGLASGKLYAVLEVRPGFTAAIAALGATGQPDPARPTMTVFTNPGAGSLASSLATSIAQQAAHVSSLELGRTLTARLPDQGASAVNAARIQLADPVTVDTAVGHPIGTHSGLGLTAFYYTLLLVLAGFLGANVIANGVDVSLGYAASELGPMRTQLPTVPISRTQTLAVTCTMSVVLSLLTSSLIMLSCVVILGMDASHLPLLWVFSVCASAAVGLGVQALLAAFGGIGQLISMFVFIALSLPSSGATVPLQALPDFYRVLSWFEPMRQLTDGVRAILYFDARADAGLTRAWIMIGVGVVAALAFGFAMTAYYDRKGLHRIVPEHAQEPQPAA from the coding sequence ATGTCCTCGAACCACCCCGTACGCCGGGCCACCGCCCGGCAGGTGCTGCGCAATCCCCGGATCTGGATGCTGCCGACCGTCCTCGTCGGATTGCTGGCGCTGCTCCTCTCACTGGTCTACATGGGCGGCATCCTCAACCCGCGCGGCGACCTGCACCGGCTCCCGATCGGCCTGGTCAACGCCGACCAGGGCGCCGTGGTCGCCGGTGAGCCGACCAACCTGGGCGCCCGCACCACGGCCGCCATCGCCGCCGCCCCCGACCTCGGCGAGCAGATCTCCTGGCGGCAGCTGGACGAGGCCGGCGCCCAGGAGGGCCTGGCCTCCGGGAAGCTGTACGCCGTTCTGGAGGTCCGCCCCGGTTTCACGGCGGCGATCGCCGCGCTCGGCGCCACCGGGCAGCCGGATCCGGCCCGGCCGACCATGACGGTGTTCACCAACCCGGGCGCGGGCAGCCTGGCGTCCTCGCTGGCGACCTCGATCGCCCAGCAGGCCGCCCACGTCTCCTCGTTGGAGCTCGGCCGGACCCTCACCGCCCGGCTGCCCGACCAGGGTGCCTCGGCCGTCAACGCCGCGCGGATCCAGCTGGCCGACCCGGTCACGGTCGACACCGCGGTCGGCCACCCGATCGGCACCCACAGCGGCCTCGGCCTGACCGCCTTCTACTACACCCTGCTGCTGGTCCTGGCCGGATTCCTGGGCGCCAACGTGATCGCCAACGGGGTCGACGTCTCCCTCGGCTACGCGGCGAGCGAGCTCGGACCGATGCGCACCCAGCTGCCGACCGTCCCGATCAGCCGCACCCAGACCCTCGCCGTCACCTGCACGATGTCCGTCGTCCTGTCGCTCCTGACGTCCAGTCTGATCATGCTGTCCTGCGTGGTCATCCTCGGCATGGACGCCTCGCACCTGCCGCTGCTGTGGGTCTTCTCGGTCTGCGCCTCGGCGGCGGTGGGGCTCGGCGTCCAGGCACTGCTGGCCGCGTTCGGCGGGATCGGCCAGCTGATCAGCATGTTCGTGTTCATCGCGCTCTCGCTGCCCTCGTCGGGTGCGACGGTCCCGCTGCAGGCCCTGCCGGACTTCTACCGGGTGCTCTCCTGGTTCGAGCCGATGCGCCAGCTCACCGACGGCGTCCGCGCCATCCTCTACTTCGACGCCCGGGCCGACGCCGGCCTCACCCGCGCCTGGATCATGATCGGCGTGGGCGTGGTCGCCGCCCTCGCCTTCGGCTTCGCGATGACCGCCTACTACGACCGCAAGGGCCTGCACCGGATCGTCCCCGAGCACGCCCAGGAGCCGCAGCCCGCGGCCTGA
- a CDS encoding LD-carboxypeptidase: MRPAAGLHRPPRLRTGDRVAVVCPSGPADPARLLADCAVLRSLGLDVVLGEHALGPARSGYLAATDQDRAHDLEDAWLDPEIAAVVCARGGYGSARVLEHLRWDLMAGVAPKILLGSSDATSLHRAFATRLRVVTLFGPMPATAGFGPAGEPPDERTLAHLRTTLFSPEDALAFTSAHPSAPTPGRARGITTGGTLSLLAAAAGCAEAAPAAGAIVLLEDTGEEPYRIDRMLTQLLRAGWFAGAASVATGSWTECGPPGEVAAVLHDRLAPLGVPVLTGLDFGHGQPQLTVPLGVEAELDTEAGTLTLTSAALR; the protein is encoded by the coding sequence ATGAGACCGGCGGCCGGCCTGCACCGGCCGCCCCGGCTGCGGACCGGTGACCGCGTCGCCGTGGTCTGCCCGAGCGGCCCCGCCGACCCCGCGCGGCTGCTGGCCGACTGCGCGGTGCTGCGCAGTCTCGGCCTCGACGTCGTCCTGGGCGAGCACGCGCTCGGCCCGGCCCGCTCCGGCTACCTGGCCGCCACCGACCAGGACCGCGCGCACGACCTCGAGGACGCCTGGCTGGACCCGGAGATCGCCGCCGTGGTGTGCGCGCGCGGCGGCTACGGGTCGGCCCGGGTCCTGGAACACCTGCGCTGGGACCTGATGGCCGGAGTGGCGCCGAAGATCCTGCTCGGCTCCAGCGACGCCACCTCACTGCACCGGGCGTTCGCCACCCGGCTGCGGGTCGTCACCCTGTTCGGGCCGATGCCGGCCACCGCCGGTTTCGGCCCCGCCGGCGAACCGCCCGACGAGCGGACCCTCGCCCACCTGCGCACCACCCTGTTCAGCCCGGAGGACGCCTTGGCCTTCACATCCGCCCATCCGTCCGCGCCGACGCCCGGACGGGCCCGAGGGATCACCACCGGGGGCACCCTCAGCCTGCTCGCCGCCGCCGCGGGGTGCGCCGAGGCGGCGCCGGCCGCCGGGGCGATCGTCCTGCTGGAGGACACCGGCGAGGAACCGTACCGGATCGACCGGATGCTCACCCAGCTGCTGCGCGCGGGCTGGTTCGCCGGCGCGGCCAGTGTGGCGACCGGCAGTTGGACGGAGTGCGGGCCGCCGGGCGAGGTGGCCGCCGTGCTGCACGACCGGCTCGCGCCGCTCGGTGTTCCCGTCCTGACCGGGCTGGACTTCGGCCACGGGCAGCCGCAGCTCACCGTCCCCCTCGGGGTCGAGGCCGAACTCGACACCGAGGCAGGCACGCTGACCCTCACCTCGGCGGCGCTGCGATGA
- a CDS encoding aminodeoxychorismate lyase, translating into MSAGTLVRLDGTVADRSLPLLRADDLGVLRGDGVFEALLVVDGRPWHLEEHLARLERSAAALGLRAPDTQLWRRCLATAIDRHGASGETYARFFLTRGPEDGGPQTGFVLLDDVPDSTRRFRAEGVRIVTLTRGHVTVPPEQAPWLLNGAKTLSYAVNMAAQRWARSHDADEAVFLAEDGTVLEAPTAAVVLAPGGRRLLTPSPDLGILPSIALRGLFRAAAAAGWECDHARLTTADLLGGEGVWLVSSVRLCARVRSIDGTVRPPGPHEEEIAALARRP; encoded by the coding sequence ATGAGCGCCGGCACCCTGGTACGGCTGGACGGCACCGTCGCCGACCGTTCCCTGCCGCTGCTGCGCGCCGACGACCTGGGCGTCCTGCGCGGCGACGGGGTCTTCGAGGCCCTGCTCGTCGTCGACGGCCGGCCCTGGCACCTGGAGGAACACCTCGCCCGGCTGGAGCGGTCGGCCGCGGCCCTCGGCCTGCGGGCACCCGACACGCAGCTCTGGCGGCGCTGCCTGGCCACCGCGATCGACCGGCACGGCGCGAGCGGTGAGACCTACGCCCGGTTCTTCCTGACCCGCGGACCGGAGGACGGCGGCCCGCAGACCGGGTTCGTCCTGCTCGACGACGTCCCCGACTCCACCCGCCGCTTCCGGGCGGAGGGCGTCCGGATCGTCACCCTCACCAGAGGCCACGTCACCGTGCCGCCCGAGCAGGCGCCCTGGCTGCTCAACGGCGCCAAGACGCTCTCGTACGCCGTCAACATGGCGGCCCAGCGCTGGGCCCGCAGCCACGACGCGGACGAGGCGGTCTTCCTCGCCGAGGACGGTACGGTCCTGGAGGCGCCGACCGCCGCCGTCGTGCTCGCACCCGGCGGCCGCCGGCTGCTCACCCCCTCGCCGGACCTCGGCATCCTGCCGAGCATCGCCCTGCGCGGCCTGTTCAGGGCGGCCGCCGCGGCCGGCTGGGAGTGCGACCACGCGCGGCTGACCACCGCGGACCTGCTGGGCGGTGAGGGTGTGTGGCTGGTCTCCAGCGTCCGCCTGTGCGCCCGGGTCCGCAGCATCGACGGCACCGTCCGCCCGCCGGGCCCGCACGAGGAGGAGATCGCGGCACTCGCCCGGCGGCCGTAG
- a CDS encoding S8 family serine peptidase, whose protein sequence is MAVATLGTAVALIAPTGLAAAAPARTAAAPAPAATWAAGTRAYLVITAPGDTSAVRTAVAGNGGSVFASYDAIGVIVAHSTSATFAATLRGVGGVQQVGATRTSDVPADAYSPALPANPTQAATTLTESNRWDMTRIKADQAWAVTTGSSTVKVGVLDTGVDDQHQDLAPNFDAADSASCAYGKADTRTGAWRDVDTHGTHVAGTIAAARNGKGVVGVAPGVRIASVRIAEPSTTLFFAENTVCGFMWAGDHGFKVTNNSYYTDPWQFNCPDDVDQAAIIEGVRRAEAYAESKGSLQVAAAGNSNYDLANKTTDSASPNDSTPGSRTITNACVDIPTELPGVVTVAAMGNGNVKASYSNFGRNVIDVAAPGGDGADGVYSTLPGGKYGNKNGTSMASPHVTGVAALIASTNPTLTPADIRARLASDATDTACPSDSRCTGTTANNAFFGDGQVDALKAVGGTTPPSGPYFENLTDVAVNDNATVESPITVSGVSGNAPAALKVGVDIKHTYRGDLVVSLVAPDGTVYLLEDFTDSDSADNVVKTYTVNASSEVANGTWKLRVRDIASQDVGRIDAWNLTF, encoded by the coding sequence GTGGCCGTTGCCACCCTCGGCACGGCCGTCGCGCTGATCGCCCCCACGGGCCTCGCCGCCGCCGCTCCCGCCCGGACCGCCGCCGCCCCGGCGCCGGCCGCCACCTGGGCCGCCGGCACCCGCGCCTACCTCGTCATCACGGCCCCGGGTGACACCTCGGCCGTCCGGACGGCGGTCGCAGGCAACGGCGGCTCGGTGTTCGCGTCCTACGACGCGATCGGCGTGATCGTGGCCCACTCGACGTCCGCGACCTTCGCGGCGACCCTCCGCGGCGTCGGCGGCGTCCAGCAGGTGGGCGCGACCCGCACCTCCGACGTGCCGGCCGACGCCTACAGCCCGGCCCTGCCCGCCAACCCGACGCAGGCCGCCACCACGCTGACCGAGTCCAACCGCTGGGACATGACCCGGATCAAGGCGGACCAGGCCTGGGCCGTCACCACCGGCTCGTCCACGGTCAAGGTCGGCGTCCTCGACACCGGCGTCGACGACCAGCACCAGGACCTCGCGCCCAACTTCGACGCCGCCGACTCGGCCTCCTGCGCGTACGGCAAGGCCGACACCCGCACCGGCGCCTGGCGCGACGTGGACACCCACGGCACCCACGTCGCGGGCACCATCGCGGCGGCCAGGAACGGCAAGGGCGTCGTCGGCGTCGCGCCGGGGGTCAGGATCGCATCAGTCCGGATCGCCGAGCCGAGCACCACGCTGTTCTTCGCGGAGAACACCGTGTGCGGCTTCATGTGGGCCGGCGACCACGGCTTCAAGGTGACCAACAACAGCTACTACACCGACCCGTGGCAGTTCAACTGCCCGGACGACGTCGACCAGGCCGCCATCATCGAGGGCGTCCGGCGGGCCGAGGCGTACGCCGAGAGCAAGGGCTCCCTGCAGGTCGCCGCCGCCGGCAACTCCAACTACGACCTGGCGAACAAGACCACCGACTCGGCGAGCCCCAACGACTCGACCCCGGGCAGCCGCACCATCACCAACGCCTGCGTCGACATCCCGACCGAACTGCCGGGCGTGGTCACGGTCGCGGCGATGGGCAACGGCAACGTCAAGGCCTCGTACTCCAACTTCGGCCGCAACGTCATCGACGTCGCGGCGCCCGGCGGCGACGGCGCCGACGGCGTGTACTCCACCCTCCCGGGCGGCAAGTACGGCAACAAGAACGGCACCTCGATGGCGTCCCCGCACGTCACCGGCGTGGCCGCGCTGATCGCCAGCACCAACCCGACGCTCACCCCGGCCGACATCCGCGCCCGGCTGGCCTCCGACGCCACCGACACGGCCTGCCCGTCCGACAGCCGCTGCACCGGCACCACGGCCAACAACGCCTTCTTCGGCGACGGCCAGGTCGACGCGCTCAAGGCGGTCGGCGGCACCACCCCGCCGTCCGGTCCGTACTTCGAGAACCTCACCGACGTCGCCGTCAACGACAACGCCACGGTGGAGAGCCCGATCACCGTCTCCGGCGTGAGCGGCAACGCCCCGGCCGCCCTCAAGGTCGGCGTGGACATCAAGCACACCTACCGCGGCGACCTGGTGGTCTCACTGGTGGCCCCCGACGGCACCGTCTACCTGCTGGAGGACTTCACCGACAGCGACAGCGCCGACAACGTCGTCAAGACCTACACGGTGAACGCCTCCAGCGAGGTCGCCAACGGCACCTGGAAGCTGCGGGTCCGAGACATCGCCTCGCAGGACGTCGGCAGGATCGACGCCTGGAACCTCACCTTCTGA
- a CDS encoding class F sortase: MAAGLLVIGGVGTAMLGRDPGNAPVRIASVAVAPTVPPAPDVPSADPVTAAFSPPVRLVIPRIGVDAPVQGVGLNTDGTVEVPPLDRPAEVGWYRNGPAPGQRGPAVLLGHYDTRRGPAVFNRLPDLRAGDRIEIRRADGGTVAFRVRELRQYAKSAFPTELVYGDTAGPQLRLITCGGSLAGDGHYTDNIVVLADPVP; the protein is encoded by the coding sequence GTGGCGGCCGGCCTGCTCGTCATCGGTGGCGTGGGAACGGCGATGCTCGGCCGGGATCCCGGCAACGCCCCGGTCCGGATCGCCTCCGTGGCCGTGGCGCCCACCGTCCCGCCGGCCCCTGACGTACCGTCGGCGGATCCCGTGACGGCCGCGTTCTCACCGCCGGTGCGCCTGGTGATCCCGCGGATCGGGGTGGACGCCCCGGTGCAGGGTGTCGGCCTCAACACCGACGGGACGGTGGAGGTCCCGCCGCTCGACCGGCCGGCCGAGGTCGGCTGGTACCGCAACGGGCCGGCCCCCGGCCAGCGCGGGCCGGCCGTGCTGCTCGGGCACTACGACACCCGCCGGGGCCCGGCGGTGTTCAACCGCCTGCCGGACCTGCGGGCCGGTGACCGGATCGAGATCCGGCGCGCGGACGGCGGCACGGTGGCCTTCCGGGTGCGCGAGCTGCGTCAGTACGCGAAGAGCGCGTTCCCGACCGAGCTCGTGTACGGCGACACCGCCGGCCCCCAGCTCAGGCTGATCACCTGCGGCGGCTCACTCGCCGGCGACGGCCACTACACCGACAACATCGTCGTGCTGGCCGACCCGGTGCCCTGA
- the cseB gene encoding two-component system response regulator CseB, with the protein MTTPAPGTPRILLVEDDEVIREATQMALERYGFPVETAGDGLEGLERFRAQPPDLLLLDVMLPLLDGVGLCRRIREESSLPILMMSARTEPIDVISGLEAGADDYIVKPFETAVLVARIRTVLRRTGIGTHPAAGTAAATAVAGPAGSVRVIDDLEVDTGAMEVRVAGRPVPLTPTELRLLLEFTAAPGVLMERQTLLERVWDYSWGADSRVVDVHVQRLRAKIGAGRIETVRGFGYRLRRVS; encoded by the coding sequence ATGACCACTCCCGCGCCCGGCACCCCGCGCATCCTGCTGGTCGAGGACGACGAGGTGATCCGCGAGGCCACCCAGATGGCACTGGAGCGCTACGGCTTCCCGGTCGAGACCGCCGGCGACGGCCTGGAGGGCCTGGAGCGCTTCCGCGCCCAACCCCCGGACCTGCTCCTGCTCGACGTGATGCTGCCACTGCTCGACGGCGTCGGCCTGTGCCGGCGGATCCGCGAGGAGAGCTCCCTGCCGATCCTGATGATGTCGGCGCGCACCGAGCCGATCGACGTGATCTCCGGGCTGGAGGCCGGAGCCGACGACTACATCGTCAAGCCCTTCGAGACGGCCGTCCTGGTCGCCCGGATCCGGACCGTGCTGCGGCGCACCGGCATCGGCACGCACCCGGCCGCCGGAACCGCCGCGGCCACCGCGGTCGCGGGCCCCGCAGGCTCCGTCCGGGTGATCGACGACCTGGAGGTGGACACCGGCGCGATGGAGGTCAGGGTCGCCGGGCGTCCCGTACCGCTCACGCCCACCGAACTGCGGCTGCTCCTGGAGTTCACCGCGGCGCCCGGCGTCCTGATGGAGCGCCAGACCCTGCTGGAACGGGTCTGGGACTACTCCTGGGGGGCCGACAGCCGCGTCGTGGACGTCCACGTCCAGCGCCTGCGGGCGAAGATCGGGGCCGGCCGGATCGAGACCGTCCGCGGGTTCGGCTACCGCCTTCGGCGGGTGTCATGA
- a CDS encoding sensor histidine kinase, with protein MTLRRQIAAVIALVSCLVALTVGILVHQASVRQHTEQARKSAEAALDSVLTGYDSTGQLVVGWHAAAGDPALPAELRRLAERGRQGSMLGPGPHGTAMWAAAGADGRILSVRMDFAEDERAIADLDRAIQISAALSVVLTVLAGVLAADRISSRLRTAARTARTIARGDLDARIGPLGRPRDEVADLAAAVDSMSAVLRSKLANEQRFTADVAHELRTPLTGLLTASELLPPGRPTELVRNRVHALCGLTEDLLEVSRLDARAEAPELSDQPLGALAARIVGSAGSAVHLRTVGSAVVTTDPRRLDRIVSNLVANAHRHGAPPVRVTVEGATLTVRDHGPGYPEDVLREGPQRFRTGARERGHGHGLGLTIAQGHAEAVGAELRLGNHPDGGAIAELRLPQAGSRAWEEQGKG; from the coding sequence ATGACGCTGCGCCGGCAGATCGCCGCCGTGATCGCCCTGGTGTCCTGCCTGGTCGCCCTCACCGTCGGCATCCTGGTCCACCAGGCCTCCGTCCGCCAGCACACCGAACAGGCCAGGAAGTCCGCCGAGGCCGCCCTGGACTCGGTGCTCACCGGCTACGACAGCACCGGCCAGCTGGTGGTCGGCTGGCACGCCGCCGCCGGCGACCCGGCGCTGCCCGCCGAGCTGCGACGGCTCGCCGAGCGCGGCCGCCAGGGCTCGATGCTCGGCCCCGGCCCCCACGGCACCGCCATGTGGGCCGCCGCCGGGGCGGACGGCCGGATCCTGTCGGTCCGGATGGACTTCGCCGAGGACGAGCGGGCGATCGCCGACCTCGACCGCGCGATCCAGATCTCCGCCGCCCTGTCCGTCGTCCTCACCGTCCTCGCGGGCGTCCTCGCCGCCGACCGGATCAGCAGCCGCCTGCGGACCGCCGCCCGGACCGCCCGCACCATCGCCCGCGGCGACCTCGACGCCCGGATCGGCCCGCTGGGCCGCCCCCGCGACGAGGTCGCCGACCTCGCCGCCGCGGTCGACTCGATGTCCGCCGTCCTGCGCAGCAAGCTGGCGAACGAGCAGCGCTTCACCGCCGACGTGGCGCACGAGCTGCGCACGCCGCTCACCGGCCTGCTCACCGCGTCCGAACTGCTGCCGCCGGGCCGGCCCACCGAGCTCGTCCGCAACCGGGTGCACGCACTGTGCGGCCTGACGGAGGATCTGCTGGAGGTCTCCCGGTTGGACGCCCGGGCCGAGGCGCCCGAGCTGTCCGACCAGCCACTCGGTGCGCTGGCGGCCCGGATCGTGGGGTCGGCCGGGTCTGCCGTGCACCTGCGGACCGTCGGATCCGCGGTGGTCACCACCGACCCGCGCCGACTCGACCGGATCGTCTCCAACCTCGTCGCCAACGCCCACCGGCACGGCGCGCCGCCCGTCCGGGTCACGGTGGAGGGCGCCACCCTCACCGTCCGGGACCACGGCCCCGGCTACCCCGAGGACGTCCTGCGCGAGGGTCCGCAGCGATTCCGCACCGGCGCCCGGGAGCGCGGGCACGGCCACGGGCTGGGGCTGACCATCGCCCAGGGCCACGCCGAGGCCGTCGGGGCCGAACTGCGGCTCGGCAACCACCCCGACGGCGGCGCGATCGCCGAGCTCCGCCTGCCGCAGGCCGGCAGCCGGGCGTGGGAGGAGCAGGGCAAGGGGTGA